A genomic segment from Malus domestica chromosome 05, GDT2T_hap1 encodes:
- the LOC103435943 gene encoding MDIS1-interacting receptor like kinase 2-like isoform X2, protein MPLEISPGSQLDLSNNSLYNSYNGFSGPIPDSIGLISGLQYIDLSHNFLEGKIPPSIGKLKELQSLDLSYNSLNSSIPSELGLCTNLTHLSLSSNKLSGELPLSLSNLKNLVELRLDNNLFIGQIIPSLVSNWTELVSLYLQDNSFSGTISAEIGLLTQLQYLRLYSNEFRGEIPHSLGNLSQLQVLYLDHNHLTGEIPQSLGKLTQLLRLSLDHNHLTGEIPQSPGKLTQLQRLYLSHNQLTGEIPQSLDKLTQLYRLHLSNNHFTGEIPQSLGNLSHLCELDLSANNFTGVIPRISGLTGLVYLDLSSNSLSGAIPSELHMLTTLEVFNASRNHLSGEIPSALADMLTLSSYDFSYNNLTGPLPTCGIFEKAPTSAFVGNYGLWSHADGQTECKSSSTHSKRANKNKVSIILYSFCGFATVAIAIFFFLMFRKRSTIRPQVIKTSQNFESFEAMILQEEVKFTFREVVKAIDDFHEKHCIGRGGFGRVYKAELESGQVVAVKRLNTNDSNDIPTINLQSFENEIQTLTTIRHRNIIRLYGFSSRRGCIFLLYEYLEKGSLGKALYGVEGVTELGWPTRVKIVQGLAHALSYLHHDCSPPIVHRDVTVNNVLLEQDFEPRLSDFGTARPLSIDSSNWTNIVGSLGYMAPELAYIMQVTDKCDVYSFGVVALEVMMGRHPRDMLESNLSASSTSTNENAELLLKDVLDQRLEPPANELAKAVVLVMSIALACIRTRPGLRPTMHFVSQKLSAHSLPCLPDPFGMLTIKKLSAL, encoded by the exons ATGCCATTGGAAATCTCTCCAGGCTCACAACTTGACTTGAGCAACAACTCTTTGTACAACAGTTATAACGGATTCTCTGGCCCAATTCCGGACAGTATAGGTTTGATTTCTGGTCTTCAATATATTGACCTGAGTCATAATTTTCTGGAAGGGAAAATTCCACCCTCTATAGGCAAACTCAAGGAGCTCCAGTCCCTTGATCTTTCATACAACTCCTTAAACTCTTCTATCCCTTCTGAGCTTGGTCTTTGCACAAACCTCACCCACTTGTCCCTGTCTTCCAATAAACTCAGTGGGGAACTGCCTCTGTCCTTGTCCAATCTGAAAAACCTCGTTGAATTGCGTTTAGATAATAATCTATTTATTGGTCAAATCATTCCTTCTCTGGTCTCCAATTGGACGGAATTGGTCTCTTTGTACCTTCAAGACAATAGCTTCAGCGGAACCATTTCAGCAGAAATTGGGCTGTTGACACAATTGCAGTATCTAAGGCTTTATTCCAACGAATTCAGAGGTGAGATTCCTCATAGTCTAGGCAATTTATCTCAGCTTCAAGTACTCTATTTGGACCATAATCACTTGACAGGAGAGATTCCTCAGAGTCTAGGCAAATTGACTCAACTTCTGCGACTCTCTTTGGACCATAACCACTTGACTGGAGAGATTCCTCAGAGTCCAGGCAAATTGACTCAGCTTCAGCGACTCTATTTGTCCCATAACCAATTGACAGGAGAGATTCCTCAGAGTCTAGACAAATTAACTCAGCTTTATCGACTCCATTTGTCCAATAACCACTTTACAGGAGAGATTCCTCAGAGTCTAGGCAATTTATCTCACCTTTGTGAACTCGATTTGTCTGCTAACAACTTCACAGGAGTGATCCCAAGGATTTCAG GCTTAACAGGTTTGGTCTACTTGGATCTCAGCAGCAATTCACTATCAGGTGCAATACCATCAGAATTGCACATGCTCACAACATTAGAGGTTTTCAATGCCTCACGCAATCATCTCTCAGGCGAAATCCCATCAGCATTAGCTGACATGTTAACTCTAAGTAGCTACGACTTTTCGTATAACAACTTGACAGGGCCATTACCAACCTGTGGCATTTTCGAAAAGGCGCCAACAAGTGCTTTTGTTGGTAACTATGGCTTGTGGAGTCATGCAGATGGACAAACTGAATGTAAGTCTTCCAGTACACATTCCAAAAGGGCTAACAAGAATAAAGTATCCATTATCCTTTATTCCTTTTGCGGTTTCGCAACTGTTGCAATtgccatttttttctttcttatgttTCGCAAGAGGTCCACGATCCGGCCTCAGGTAATCAAAACTTCTCAAAACTTCGAGAGTTTTGAAGCAATGATATTGCAAGAGGAAGTGAAATTCACATTTCGGGAAGTTGTCAAGGCCATAGACGACTTTCATGAGAAACACTGCATTGGGAGAGGCGGATTTGGAAGAGTATACAAGGCAGAGCTCGAATCAGGTCAAGTTGTTGCAGTGAAGAGGCTTAACACGAATGACTCTAATGACATTCCAACAattaatctccaaagttttGAGAATGAAATCCAAACTTTGACAACTATCCGGCATCGCAACATCATAAGGCTATACGGCTTCTCTTCAAGGAGGGGTTGCATATTCTTGCTTTACGAATACTTAGAGAAAGGCAGCCTCGGAAAAGCATTGTATGGGGTAGAAGGGGTTACTGAACTTGGGTGGCCAACAAGGGTAAAAATTGTGCAAGGACTTGCTCATGCACTTTCTTACCTGCACCATGACTGCTCACCACCAATTGTTCATCGTGATGTAACTGTCAATAATGTATTGCTCGAGCAAGATTTCGAGCCCCGACTCTCAGATTTTGGAACAGCAAGACCGTTGAGTATTGATTCATCCAACTGGACCAACATTGTTGGTTCGTTAGGATACATGGCGCCAG AGCTTGCATATATTATGCAGGTGACGGATAAGTGTGATGTTTATAGCTTTGGAGTGGTGGCACTAGAAGTCATGATGGGAAGGCACCCCAGGGATATGCTAGAGTCCAACCTATCAGCATCATCAACGTCAACGAATGAAAATGCTGAGTTGCTTCTGAAAGATGTGTTAGATCAACGACTAGAGCCTCCAGCCAATGAATTGGCAAAGGCAGTGGTGCTTGTAATGAGTATAGCATTGGCTTGTATACGGACGCGTCCTGGGTTGCGTCCGACAATGCATTTTGTGTCACAGAAACTATCAGCTCATAGTCTTCCTTGCCTTCCCGATCCATTTGGTATGCTTACCATCAAGAAGCTATCGGCCCTATAA
- the LOC103409141 gene encoding probable carboxylesterase 12 has translation MSNEEVAYDLTPLIKVYKDGRVERLQGTATVPPSTVQSKDIVISQQPPVSARLYLPKSTETKLPLLVYFHGGGFCINSAFSPKYHNYLNSLVSEAKVVAVSVEYRLAPENPLPAAYDDSWAALKWVASHFDGTRNVDEEEDDWLSSYADSQRVFFSGDSCGATLAHYMGVRIGSEGLVGVKLIGVVLVDPYFWGEELIGGEITLPAAEREFIAALWRFTYPSTIGSDDPLINPQKDPKFGELGCGKVLVFVAELDVLKYRGLYYGEALRKSGWNGVVEVIETKGKDHNYHLSDPTCENAVAMQKKIVSFLN, from the coding sequence ATGAGCAACGAAGAAGTAGCCTATGATCTCACTCCGTTGATCAAAGTATACAAAGACGGTCGAGTCGAGAGACTCCAAGGCACAGCCACAGTTCCTCCGTCAACAGTCCAATCCAAAGACATTGTCATCTCCCAACAACCACCCGTTTCCGCAAGGCTTTACCTCCCCAAATCCACCGAAACCAAACTCCCTCTTCTCGTTTACTTTCACGGCGGAGGCTTCTGCATTAATAGCGCCTTTTCTCCCAAGTATCATAATTACCTCAACTCCTTAGTCTCCGAAGCCAAAGTTGTGGCCGTCTCTGTTGAGTACAGGCTTGCCCCGGAGAACCCTCTCCCAGCCGCCTACGACGATTCGTGGGCTGCTCTCAAATGGGTCGCTTCCCATTTTGATGGAACGCGAaatgttgatgaagaagaagacgatTGGCTAAGTAGCTACGCGGATTCGCAGCGTGTGTTTTTCTCTGGAGACAGCTGTGGAGCTACTTTAGCGCACTACATGGGAGTGAGAATAGGCTCTGAGGGGCTGGTTGGTGTTAAGCTGATTGGGGTTGTGTTGGTCGATCCATATTTTTGGGGGGAAGAGCTAATTGGGGGAGAGATCACTCTCCCTGCAGCTGAAAGGGAGTTTATTGCTGCATTGTGGCGTTTTACCTACCCATCGACTATTGGATCAGATGACCCCCTTATCAACCCTCAAAAGGATCCGAAATTTGGGGAATTGGGGTGTGGAAAAGTACTGGTTTTTGTGGCTGAGTTAGATGTGTTGAAATACAGGGGATTGTACTATGGGGAGGCGCTGAGAAAGAGTGGATGGAATGGAGTTGTGGAGGTGATAGAAACAAAGGGGAAGGACCATAATTACCATTTGTCCGATCCTACCTGTGAGAATGCTGTGGCCATGCAGAAAAAGATAGTCTCGTTCTTGAACTAG
- the LOC103435943 gene encoding MDIS1-interacting receptor like kinase 2-like isoform X1 produces the protein MPLEISPGSQLDLSNNSLYNSYNGFSGPIPDSIGLISGLQYIDLSHNFLEGKIPPSIGKLKELQSLDLSYNSLNSSIPSELGLCTNLTHLSLSSNKLSGELPLSLSNLKNLVELRLDNNLFIGQIIPSLVSNWTELVSLYLQDNSFSGTISAEIGLLTQLQYLRLYSNEFRGEIPHSLGNLSQLQVLYLDHNHLTGEIPQSLGKLTQLLRLSLDHNHLTGEIPQSPGKLTQLQRLYLSHNQLTGEIPQSLDKLTQLYRLHLSNNHFTGEIPQSLGNLSHLCELDLSANNFTGVIPRISGMLDLKLLSLSNNNLIGVMPIHLFLAAGLTGLVYLDLSSNSLSGAIPSELHMLTTLEVFNASRNHLSGEIPSALADMLTLSSYDFSYNNLTGPLPTCGIFEKAPTSAFVGNYGLWSHADGQTECKSSSTHSKRANKNKVSIILYSFCGFATVAIAIFFFLMFRKRSTIRPQVIKTSQNFESFEAMILQEEVKFTFREVVKAIDDFHEKHCIGRGGFGRVYKAELESGQVVAVKRLNTNDSNDIPTINLQSFENEIQTLTTIRHRNIIRLYGFSSRRGCIFLLYEYLEKGSLGKALYGVEGVTELGWPTRVKIVQGLAHALSYLHHDCSPPIVHRDVTVNNVLLEQDFEPRLSDFGTARPLSIDSSNWTNIVGSLGYMAPELAYIMQVTDKCDVYSFGVVALEVMMGRHPRDMLESNLSASSTSTNENAELLLKDVLDQRLEPPANELAKAVVLVMSIALACIRTRPGLRPTMHFVSQKLSAHSLPCLPDPFGMLTIKKLSAL, from the exons ATGCCATTGGAAATCTCTCCAGGCTCACAACTTGACTTGAGCAACAACTCTTTGTACAACAGTTATAACGGATTCTCTGGCCCAATTCCGGACAGTATAGGTTTGATTTCTGGTCTTCAATATATTGACCTGAGTCATAATTTTCTGGAAGGGAAAATTCCACCCTCTATAGGCAAACTCAAGGAGCTCCAGTCCCTTGATCTTTCATACAACTCCTTAAACTCTTCTATCCCTTCTGAGCTTGGTCTTTGCACAAACCTCACCCACTTGTCCCTGTCTTCCAATAAACTCAGTGGGGAACTGCCTCTGTCCTTGTCCAATCTGAAAAACCTCGTTGAATTGCGTTTAGATAATAATCTATTTATTGGTCAAATCATTCCTTCTCTGGTCTCCAATTGGACGGAATTGGTCTCTTTGTACCTTCAAGACAATAGCTTCAGCGGAACCATTTCAGCAGAAATTGGGCTGTTGACACAATTGCAGTATCTAAGGCTTTATTCCAACGAATTCAGAGGTGAGATTCCTCATAGTCTAGGCAATTTATCTCAGCTTCAAGTACTCTATTTGGACCATAATCACTTGACAGGAGAGATTCCTCAGAGTCTAGGCAAATTGACTCAACTTCTGCGACTCTCTTTGGACCATAACCACTTGACTGGAGAGATTCCTCAGAGTCCAGGCAAATTGACTCAGCTTCAGCGACTCTATTTGTCCCATAACCAATTGACAGGAGAGATTCCTCAGAGTCTAGACAAATTAACTCAGCTTTATCGACTCCATTTGTCCAATAACCACTTTACAGGAGAGATTCCTCAGAGTCTAGGCAATTTATCTCACCTTTGTGAACTCGATTTGTCTGCTAACAACTTCACAGGAGTGATCCCAAGGATTTCAGGTATGTTGGACCTCAAGCTTCTTTCATTGTCTAATAACAATTTGATAGGGGTAATGCCAATTCATCTGTTTCTCGCCGCAGGCTTAACAGGTTTGGTCTACTTGGATCTCAGCAGCAATTCACTATCAGGTGCAATACCATCAGAATTGCACATGCTCACAACATTAGAGGTTTTCAATGCCTCACGCAATCATCTCTCAGGCGAAATCCCATCAGCATTAGCTGACATGTTAACTCTAAGTAGCTACGACTTTTCGTATAACAACTTGACAGGGCCATTACCAACCTGTGGCATTTTCGAAAAGGCGCCAACAAGTGCTTTTGTTGGTAACTATGGCTTGTGGAGTCATGCAGATGGACAAACTGAATGTAAGTCTTCCAGTACACATTCCAAAAGGGCTAACAAGAATAAAGTATCCATTATCCTTTATTCCTTTTGCGGTTTCGCAACTGTTGCAATtgccatttttttctttcttatgttTCGCAAGAGGTCCACGATCCGGCCTCAGGTAATCAAAACTTCTCAAAACTTCGAGAGTTTTGAAGCAATGATATTGCAAGAGGAAGTGAAATTCACATTTCGGGAAGTTGTCAAGGCCATAGACGACTTTCATGAGAAACACTGCATTGGGAGAGGCGGATTTGGAAGAGTATACAAGGCAGAGCTCGAATCAGGTCAAGTTGTTGCAGTGAAGAGGCTTAACACGAATGACTCTAATGACATTCCAACAattaatctccaaagttttGAGAATGAAATCCAAACTTTGACAACTATCCGGCATCGCAACATCATAAGGCTATACGGCTTCTCTTCAAGGAGGGGTTGCATATTCTTGCTTTACGAATACTTAGAGAAAGGCAGCCTCGGAAAAGCATTGTATGGGGTAGAAGGGGTTACTGAACTTGGGTGGCCAACAAGGGTAAAAATTGTGCAAGGACTTGCTCATGCACTTTCTTACCTGCACCATGACTGCTCACCACCAATTGTTCATCGTGATGTAACTGTCAATAATGTATTGCTCGAGCAAGATTTCGAGCCCCGACTCTCAGATTTTGGAACAGCAAGACCGTTGAGTATTGATTCATCCAACTGGACCAACATTGTTGGTTCGTTAGGATACATGGCGCCAG AGCTTGCATATATTATGCAGGTGACGGATAAGTGTGATGTTTATAGCTTTGGAGTGGTGGCACTAGAAGTCATGATGGGAAGGCACCCCAGGGATATGCTAGAGTCCAACCTATCAGCATCATCAACGTCAACGAATGAAAATGCTGAGTTGCTTCTGAAAGATGTGTTAGATCAACGACTAGAGCCTCCAGCCAATGAATTGGCAAAGGCAGTGGTGCTTGTAATGAGTATAGCATTGGCTTGTATACGGACGCGTCCTGGGTTGCGTCCGACAATGCATTTTGTGTCACAGAAACTATCAGCTCATAGTCTTCCTTGCCTTCCCGATCCATTTGGTATGCTTACCATCAAGAAGCTATCGGCCCTATAA
- the LOC103441394 gene encoding MDIS1-interacting receptor like kinase 2-like has protein sequence MHAEGLTECESSSTNSKSANKNIVPVFLFSLLGFATVAIAIAFFLMFHKRSKIRPQVIKTSQNFEDYESMILQEEVKFTFREAVKAIDDFHEKHCIGRGGFGRVYKAELESGQVVAVKRLNTNDSNDIPAINLQSFENEIRTLTTIRHRNIIRLYGFSSRRGCIFLLYEYLERGSLGKALYGVEGVTELGWPTRVKIVQGLAHELSYLHHDCSPPIVHRDVTVNNVLLEQDFEPRLSDFGTSRQLSIDSSNWTNIVGSLGYMASELAYIMQVTDKCDVFSFGVVALEVMMGRHPGDMLESQLSASPTSTNENAELLLKDVLDQRLEPPANELAKAVVLVMSIALACIRTRPGLRPTMHFVSQKLSAHSLPCLPEPFGMLTIKKLSAL, from the exons ATGCATGCAGAGGGACTAACTGAATGTGAATCCTCCAGTACAAATTCCAAAAGTGCTAACAAGAATATAGTAcctgttttccttttttccttatTAGGTTTCGCAACTGTTGCAATTGCCATTGCTTTCTTTCTTATGTTTCACAAGAGGTCCAAAATCCGGCCTCAGGTAATAAAAACTTCTCAAAACTTTGAGGATTATGAGTCAATGATATTGCAAGAAGAAGTGAAATTCACATTTCGGGAAGCTGTCAAGGCCATAGACGACTTTCATGAGAAACACTGCATTGGGAGAGGCGGATTTGGAAGAGTATACAAGGCAGAGCTCGAATCAGGTCAAGTTGTTGCAGTGAAGAGGCTTAACACGAATGACTCTAATGACATTCCAGCAattaatctccaaagttttGAGAATGAAATCCGAACTTTGACAACTATCCGGCATCGCAACATCATAAGGCTATACGGCTTCTCTTCAAGGAGGGGTTGCATATTCTTGCTTTACGAATACTTAGAGAGAGGCAGCCTCGGAAAAGCATTGTATGGGGTAGAAGGGGTTACTGAACTTGGGTGGCCAACAAGGGTAAAAATTGTGCAAGGACTTGCTCATGAACTTTCTTACCTGCACCATGATTGTTCACCACCAATTGTTCATCGTGATGTAACTGTCAATAATGTATTGCTCGAGCAAGATTTCGAGCCCCGACTCTCAGATTTTGGAACATCAAGACAGTTGAGTATTGATTCATCCAACTGGACCAACATTGTTGGTTCGTTAGGATACATGGCGTCAG AGCTTGCATATATTATGCAGGTGACGGATAAGTGTGATGTTTTTAGCTTTGGAGTGGTGGCACTAGAAGTCATGATGGGAAGGCACCCCGGGGATATGCTAGAGTCCCAACTATCAGCATCACCAACGTCAACGAATGAAAATGCTGAGTTGCTTTTGAAAGATGTGTTAGATCAACGACTAGAGCCTCCAGCCAATGAATTGGCAAAGGCAGTGGTGCTTGTAATGAGTATAGCATTGGCTTGTATACGGACGCGTCCTGGGTTGCGTCCGACAATGCATTTTGTGTCACAGAAACTATCAGCTCATAGTCTTCCTTGCCTTCCCGAGCCATTTGGTATGCTTACCATCAAGAAGCTATCGGCCCTATAA
- the LOC103435943 gene encoding MDIS1-interacting receptor like kinase 2-like isoform X3 gives MPLEISPGSQLDLSNNSLYNSYNGFSGPIPDSIGLISGLQYIDLSHNFLEGKIPPSIGKLKELQSLDLSYNSLNSSIPSELGLCTNLTHLSLSSNKLSGELPLSLSNLKNLVELRLDNNLFIGQIIPSLVSNWTELVSLYLQDNSFSGTISAEIGLLTQLQYLRLYSNEFRGEIPHSLGNLSQLQVLYLDHNHLTGEIPQSLGKLTQLLRLSLDHNHLTGEIPQSPGKLTQLQRLYLSHNQLTGEIPQSLDKLTQLYRLHLSNNHFTGEIPQSLGNLSHLCELDLSANNFTGVIPRISGMLDLKLLSLSNNNLIGVMPIHLFLAAGLTGLVYLDLSSNSLSGAIPSELHMLTTLEVFNASRNHLSGEIPSALADMLTLSSYDFSYNNLTGPLPTCGIFEKAPTSAFVGNYGLWSHADGQTECKSSSTHSKRANKNKVSIILYSFCGFATVAIAIFFFLMFRKRSTIRPQVIKTSQNFESFEAMILQEEVKFTFREVVKAIDDFHEKHCIGRGGFGRVYKAELESGQVVAVKRLNTNDSNDIPTINLQSFENEIQTLTTIRHRNIIRLYGFSSRRGCIFLLYEYLEKGSLGKALYGVEGVTELGWPTRVKIVQGLAHALSYLHHDCSPPIVHRDVTVNNVLLEQDFEPRLSDFGTARPLSIDSSNWTNIVGSLGYMAPGDG, from the exons ATGCCATTGGAAATCTCTCCAGGCTCACAACTTGACTTGAGCAACAACTCTTTGTACAACAGTTATAACGGATTCTCTGGCCCAATTCCGGACAGTATAGGTTTGATTTCTGGTCTTCAATATATTGACCTGAGTCATAATTTTCTGGAAGGGAAAATTCCACCCTCTATAGGCAAACTCAAGGAGCTCCAGTCCCTTGATCTTTCATACAACTCCTTAAACTCTTCTATCCCTTCTGAGCTTGGTCTTTGCACAAACCTCACCCACTTGTCCCTGTCTTCCAATAAACTCAGTGGGGAACTGCCTCTGTCCTTGTCCAATCTGAAAAACCTCGTTGAATTGCGTTTAGATAATAATCTATTTATTGGTCAAATCATTCCTTCTCTGGTCTCCAATTGGACGGAATTGGTCTCTTTGTACCTTCAAGACAATAGCTTCAGCGGAACCATTTCAGCAGAAATTGGGCTGTTGACACAATTGCAGTATCTAAGGCTTTATTCCAACGAATTCAGAGGTGAGATTCCTCATAGTCTAGGCAATTTATCTCAGCTTCAAGTACTCTATTTGGACCATAATCACTTGACAGGAGAGATTCCTCAGAGTCTAGGCAAATTGACTCAACTTCTGCGACTCTCTTTGGACCATAACCACTTGACTGGAGAGATTCCTCAGAGTCCAGGCAAATTGACTCAGCTTCAGCGACTCTATTTGTCCCATAACCAATTGACAGGAGAGATTCCTCAGAGTCTAGACAAATTAACTCAGCTTTATCGACTCCATTTGTCCAATAACCACTTTACAGGAGAGATTCCTCAGAGTCTAGGCAATTTATCTCACCTTTGTGAACTCGATTTGTCTGCTAACAACTTCACAGGAGTGATCCCAAGGATTTCAGGTATGTTGGACCTCAAGCTTCTTTCATTGTCTAATAACAATTTGATAGGGGTAATGCCAATTCATCTGTTTCTCGCCGCAGGCTTAACAGGTTTGGTCTACTTGGATCTCAGCAGCAATTCACTATCAGGTGCAATACCATCAGAATTGCACATGCTCACAACATTAGAGGTTTTCAATGCCTCACGCAATCATCTCTCAGGCGAAATCCCATCAGCATTAGCTGACATGTTAACTCTAAGTAGCTACGACTTTTCGTATAACAACTTGACAGGGCCATTACCAACCTGTGGCATTTTCGAAAAGGCGCCAACAAGTGCTTTTGTTGGTAACTATGGCTTGTGGAGTCATGCAGATGGACAAACTGAATGTAAGTCTTCCAGTACACATTCCAAAAGGGCTAACAAGAATAAAGTATCCATTATCCTTTATTCCTTTTGCGGTTTCGCAACTGTTGCAATtgccatttttttctttcttatgttTCGCAAGAGGTCCACGATCCGGCCTCAGGTAATCAAAACTTCTCAAAACTTCGAGAGTTTTGAAGCAATGATATTGCAAGAGGAAGTGAAATTCACATTTCGGGAAGTTGTCAAGGCCATAGACGACTTTCATGAGAAACACTGCATTGGGAGAGGCGGATTTGGAAGAGTATACAAGGCAGAGCTCGAATCAGGTCAAGTTGTTGCAGTGAAGAGGCTTAACACGAATGACTCTAATGACATTCCAACAattaatctccaaagttttGAGAATGAAATCCAAACTTTGACAACTATCCGGCATCGCAACATCATAAGGCTATACGGCTTCTCTTCAAGGAGGGGTTGCATATTCTTGCTTTACGAATACTTAGAGAAAGGCAGCCTCGGAAAAGCATTGTATGGGGTAGAAGGGGTTACTGAACTTGGGTGGCCAACAAGGGTAAAAATTGTGCAAGGACTTGCTCATGCACTTTCTTACCTGCACCATGACTGCTCACCACCAATTGTTCATCGTGATGTAACTGTCAATAATGTATTGCTCGAGCAAGATTTCGAGCCCCGACTCTCAGATTTTGGAACAGCAAGACCGTTGAGTATTGATTCATCCAACTGGACCAACATTGTTGGTTCGTTAGGATACATGGCGCCAG GTGACGGATAA
- the LOC103409142 gene encoding probable carboxylesterase 12 encodes MSNEELCYDFSPMIKAYKDGRIERLLGTATVPPSTQPETGVQSKDVVISQQPAISVRLYIPKSAATKLPLLVYFHGGGFCIESASSPTYHDYLNSLVSEANVVAVSVEYRLAPEHPVPAAYDDSWAALKWVASHFDGTRKGGEKEDEDWITSYADSQRVFFAGDSAGANIAHRMGLKVGSDGLVGVKLIGVVLVHPYFWGSESIGVELNAPAAMREFMAAMWRFVNPLSSGSDDPLMNPEKDPKLGKLGCGKVVVFVAEKDVLKDRGWYYGEVLRKSGWNGVVEVMEAKGEEHCFHLDDLTCENAVAMQKKIVSFLNQV; translated from the coding sequence ATGAGCAACGAAGAACTATGTTATGACTTTTCTCCAATGATCAAGGCATACAAAGACGGTCGAATCGAGAGACTCCTAGGCACAGCCACAGTTCCTCCATCAACACAACCCGAAACCGGAGTCCAATCCAAAGACGTTGTCATCTCCCAACAACCAGCAATATCTGTAAGGCTCTACATCCCCAAATCCGCTGCCACCAAACTCCCTCTTCTCGTTTACTTTCACGGCGGTGGCTTCTGCATCGAAAGCGCTTCCTCCCCCACGTATCACGACTACCTCAACTCCTTAGTCTCTGAAGCCAATGTTGTTGCCGTCTCTGTTGAGTACAGGCTTGCCCCGGAGCACCCTGTCCCGGCTGCCTACGACGATTCATGGGCTGCTCTCAAATGGGTGGCTTCCCATTTTGATGGAACGCGAAAAGGCGGTGAAAAAGAAGACGAAGATTGGATAACTAGCTATGCGGATTCGCAGCGCGTGTTCTTCGCTGGGGACAGCGCCGGAGCTAATATAGCGCACCGTATGGGATTGAAAGTAGGATCGGACGGGCTGGTTGGTGTTAAGCTGATTGGGGTTGTGTTGGTCCATCCATATTTCTGGGGGTCAGAGTCAATTGGGGTAGAGCTCAATGCCCCTGCAGCGATGAGAGAGTTTATGGCAGCCATGTGGCGTTTTGTCAACCCGTTGAGTAGTGGATCCGATGACCCGCTCATGAACCCCGAAAAGGATCCAAAACTGGGGAAATTGGGGTGTGGGAAAGTGGTAGTTTTCGTGGCGGAAAAAGATGTGTTGAAAGATAGGGGATGGTATTACGGGGAGGTGCTGAGAAAGAGTGGATGGAATGGGGTTGTGGAGGTGATGGAAGCAAAAGGGGAGGAGCATTGTTTCCATTTAGACGATCTAACTTGTGAGAATGCTGTGGCCATGCAGAAGAAGATAGTCTCTTTCTTGAACCAGGTTTAG